CGGGCCTTGGCCGCGTCCAGCTCGGCGAGGGAGTGGCGGACGACCGCGGCCCGCGCGCCCCGCGCCTCGATCAGGGACACGTCGCCGGCGTCGGTCGTCGCCACGGTGAGCGTGCCGGACTCGGCGCCGCGCACCCAGGCGCCCGCGAAGTCGCCGCCCAGGGCGGCGCCGAGGCGGCCCGCGGTGGCGCCGGCCTCCGCCTCGTTGGCGAGGCGCCGCTCCGCCTGCCGCCGGTCCAGGCCGAGGTCGCGCTCCATGGCACGGAGCAGCGCGGGCGGGGCGGCGTCGGTGCGCAGCGTCTGCGCGGCGGAAGTGGTGGCGGCGGCCGGCCCGGCGCTCGCGGAGCCGCTGAGCCCGGCCACGAGCAGGGCGGCCGTCGCCACCACGGCGGCACCCGCGGCTCTGGCCCGGATGTGTCGTCGGAGCATGGGGAGGTCTCCTCGGTTCGGGTCTCGCTCGGTGGGGAGATGCCGAAACCGTAGGGACGGCCGGCCGGCCCGCAGAAGACACCGGTCGGCCCTCTCCCCGGCGTTATGGAAGGCGGCCCCGGCGTCGGCGGCCAGGCGGCGGCAGCCCGGCGGCGACGCGGCGAGGCGCGGTGCCGGGAGCCCGGCAGGACCCCGAGGGGGCGCCTCCTGCCGCTGGGGCCTTGCGTTCGGATCAGCCCGGCTTGAGGTCGGGAGCCTCTCGACCGACCCGAGCGGGGTCTGGTGCGGCTGCAAGGCGGAGGAGGGAGCCGACGCGGAGCGTCGGCGACCGACGACAACGCCGCGGATGCGCGTGCCAGGCCCCGCGACGCCGGGGTGATCCCAACGACAGGCACTAGCTAGGACCCGCGGTGCGCCGCGAGCCACGCGGTGTAGCTGTCGCTGCGCGCCGCCACCCTCGTGTGCGCCGCCCGCGCCTGGGCGAGCACCGTGGCGGCGGTGTCCGCGTCCGGTGTCCCCGCGTGCCAGCCGAGCAGATGCCGCCAGGCCAGGGGCGTTCCGCTGAGCGGCCGGGTGACGATTCCCGGGGCGGCCGGGAAGGTGGCGCGGCACAAGCCGATCGCCCTGCCGACCTGGACGAGGTGCACCAGGGAGGAGGTGTCCGTCTCGTACATGCGGTGCGGTGTGAAGCCGGCGCGGGCGCAGGCCGCGGTGAAGCAGTCCCCGAAACATCCGTCGCCGGGCACGCAGGCCCACTCCTCGTCGGCCAGCTCGCTCAGCGCGATCTCGGGCGCGGTGGCACGGGCGTGGCCCTCGGGCAGCATGACGAAGACGGGGTCCACGGCGATCTCCCGCCAGACCAGGCCCTCGGCGCCGGGCGGTGCCGCGGAGCCGCAGGTGCCGGCGAGGGCGAAGTCCAGCCGGCCCTCGGCGAGCTGGTCGGCCAGCTGCCGTTCCGACCAGGAGGTGCAGGTGGTCACGCGGGCGTCGGGCACCGCGTCGGCGAGCCGGTCGACCAGGGCGCCGAGCAGCGGGCCGTGGGTGCCGCCGAGCCGCAGGCAGGCCGAGGCGCGGGGGGTGCGGGCGAACCGGGCCGCCTCCTGCTGGAGTTCGGTCACGGCGGGCAGCACGATGCGGGTGCGTTCGAGGACCAGCTCGCCGAGTGCCGTGGCCCGTACGCCGTGCCGTCCCCGCTCGAACAGCTCGCCGCCCAGCGCCCGCTCGATCCGTTTGAGCTGTGCGCTCAGCGCGGGCTGCGCGAGCCCCAGCGCCGTCGCCGCCCTGGTGAGGCTTCCGGCGTCGGCGATGGCCCGGACCGTTCTGAGATGCCGCAACTCCAGCTCCATGAGGGGAGCTTGCGTCGGCGGAGGGACGGGGGCAAGAGGTTGGTGCAGACCAGTATCCGCGCCCCCGGTTCCGGGCCCGTCGCGTCAGTCGCCGCCCCCGCCCCCGCCGCAGGACGAGCCGCCGCCGCAGGACGAGCCGCCTCCACACGACCAGCCGCTCCCGCCGCTGTCGCCGCTCCACCAGGAACGGCGCCGCGATGAGCGGTTTCCCCCGCGTACCGCCGAGAGGACCACCGCGATGAGGACGATGCCCAGGATCGCCACGTACTCCATGCTCTTCACCCCGTTGCCGTGCGTTGTGATGTGTGCCGGAGCATGCCCTGCGCGATCACCGGCCCAAGCTCTTCTTGAGCAACTTCAGAGCTTGGCCGCGCGCATCGCCCGGGCCGCCCGAGCCTCACGTTCGCGGAGCGCACGGGGGATCCGCGGGCCGCCGTCGCCGTGCCGGTCCCGCGGGCGGCTGCCGGGGCCACGCGGGAACCGCGTCCGCCGTGCCGCCGCCGGAGGGCCGCGGGGCCGGCGTCCGGGTCACCC
Above is a genomic segment from Streptomyces glaucescens containing:
- a CDS encoding LysR family transcriptional regulator, with the translated sequence MELELRHLRTVRAIADAGSLTRAATALGLAQPALSAQLKRIERALGGELFERGRHGVRATALGELVLERTRIVLPAVTELQQEAARFARTPRASACLRLGGTHGPLLGALVDRLADAVPDARVTTCTSWSERQLADQLAEGRLDFALAGTCGSAAPPGAEGLVWREIAVDPVFVMLPEGHARATAPEIALSELADEEWACVPGDGCFGDCFTAACARAGFTPHRMYETDTSSLVHLVQVGRAIGLCRATFPAAPGIVTRPLSGTPLAWRHLLGWHAGTPDADTAATVLAQARAAHTRVAARSDSYTAWLAAHRGS